In Deltaproteobacteria bacterium, a genomic segment contains:
- a CDS encoding zinc ribbon domain-containing protein, with protein MPLYEYCCSECAHQFEEIVSLGKEADVKCPKCGAGSPKRLMSAFASCTGSEGGVMSSKGSGCSPSSSPFS; from the coding sequence ATGCCGTTATATGAGTATTGTTGTTCCGAGTGTGCGCACCAATTCGAGGAGATCGTATCACTGGGAAAAGAAGCGGACGTGAAGTGTCCCAAGTGCGGGGCAGGAAGTCCCAAGAGGCTGATGTCGGCTTTTGCCTCGTGTACGGGATCGGAAGGGGGAGTAATGTCGTCCAAAGGGTCGGGGTGCAGCCCTTCATCGTCGCCCTTCTCCTGA